The Porphyromonas pogonae genome segment GGGTAAGCTTTTCGAGGTTCATGCTCAGGAGAGAGCTAAATTCTTGCTTTTTCACTTTTCGCCCAGTATCAATCTTTGCTTGGGCAAATGCCCCCATGATCTTAATCGCCATTTAGGGAAGCATAATTTTTGCCACACTTCATCAGGCAGACGAGATGGTAGAATAACTAATTTACAATTTAAAGGAGCTATGGTTTCTTGGTTAAACTCCGTATTGTTTTACCTTGAGAATGATACAAAGAATATCTCCGTCTATGAGATTAAGCTACGTGAGTTTTTCTACGTGTTACGCTTATCCCTTACAACAATTGAGTTGGACGAATTCCTTGTGTCATATCATTGTCGTAATGTTGGTTTTCGGTCATTTGTCTTCAGGCATCACCTGGAATGTAAAACGGTCGAGGAGCTTTCAGAGATGATAGGTATTTCTTCGAGTAGTGCCAAAAGGATGTTTTTGGAAGAATTTGGTATTCCTCCTCTGAAATGGATGCACGAACAAAGAGCCAAATATATCTACCGAGATCTTGCGGAACAAAAAATGACTCTACAGGAAATAGCGGACAGGTATCACTTTTCGTCTATTAGTTACCTGTGTGTATTTTCACGTAAAATGTTTGGAGCTACACCACTAAAGACCAGAAAGATTATTAATAACGAGAAATAATACCATTAGGTAAGCTATATTCTTCTAT includes the following:
- a CDS encoding helix-turn-helix transcriptional regulator, yielding MTSTQNITSPVDIDADLMFSDNSLTHTVANSVVDIPLLLELGKDEPYFIETKGDYAFVFLISGSLKITSMGEKIVDFFHDHVYLIPMGKLFEVHAQERAKFLLFHFSPSINLCLGKCPHDLNRHLGKHNFCHTSSGRRDGRITNLQFKGAMVSWLNSVLFYLENDTKNISVYEIKLREFFYVLRLSLTTIELDEFLVSYHCRNVGFRSFVFRHHLECKTVEELSEMIGISSSSAKRMFLEEFGIPPLKWMHEQRAKYIYRDLAEQKMTLQEIADRYHFSSISYLCVFSRKMFGATPLKTRKIINNEK